The following coding sequences are from one Novosphingobium sp. Gsoil 351 window:
- a CDS encoding ester cyclase encodes MLQHAHNKRLIAEFLTAMAAGDERRTLERFCHADCRFEVFHPFNTIDGLDAVHERFFVPLRTAFPNYEQRIAFALGGGYEGRDMASTWGYVLGTFDAPWLGIPPTFGLAYLNFGFNAIVRDGKIAKAYILLDIVDLMRQAGHYPLRQAPGTSELWPFPPCDTGASALDYDPVRGARSLQIIREMQMNLLTPEQIKAGAPGSHSPHWHEHMGWYGPAGIGSMRGRRGFRDFHGALFLQAFPNRTGWPRQEGGPQDAPGHYIRLGDGLYAVTSGWPSLHGTHTGSEWLGLPPTGRKVEMRVADWYRLDEQGKIHDNWVSIDIPHILHQMGLDIFHDLQFFVDRSKPRERLPQ; translated from the coding sequence ATGCTGCAACATGCCCACAACAAGCGTCTGATCGCCGAATTCCTGACCGCGATGGCGGCTGGCGACGAGCGCCGGACGCTCGAGCGATTCTGCCATGCCGATTGCCGTTTCGAAGTCTTTCACCCGTTCAACACGATCGACGGCCTGGACGCCGTCCACGAACGGTTTTTCGTCCCGCTTCGGACAGCGTTCCCCAATTACGAGCAGCGCATCGCCTTTGCGCTTGGCGGCGGATACGAAGGCCGCGACATGGCAAGCACTTGGGGCTATGTCCTGGGCACTTTCGACGCGCCCTGGCTGGGTATCCCCCCGACGTTCGGCCTGGCCTACCTGAACTTCGGCTTCAATGCGATCGTCCGCGACGGCAAGATCGCCAAGGCCTACATCTTGCTCGATATCGTCGACCTGATGCGCCAAGCGGGCCACTACCCGCTGCGCCAGGCGCCGGGCACGTCCGAGCTGTGGCCCTTCCCGCCTTGCGACACCGGCGCGAGTGCGCTCGATTACGATCCTGTTCGCGGCGCCCGGTCCCTCCAAATCATCCGCGAAATGCAAATGAACCTGCTCACGCCCGAGCAGATCAAGGCTGGCGCGCCCGGCTCGCACAGTCCTCACTGGCACGAGCACATGGGGTGGTATGGGCCAGCGGGCATCGGTTCCATGCGCGGACGGCGCGGTTTCCGCGACTTTCATGGTGCGCTTTTCCTCCAGGCGTTTCCGAACCGCACTGGCTGGCCAAGGCAGGAGGGAGGACCGCAAGACGCCCCGGGGCACTACATCCGGCTGGGTGACGGGCTCTACGCGGTGACCAGCGGTTGGCCCTCCCTCCACGGCACGCACACCGGATCGGAATGGCTGGGTTTGCCGCCCACCGGGCGCAAAGTGGAAATGCGGGTCGCCGATTGGTATCGGCTCGACGAGCAGGGCAAAATCCACGACAATTGGGTGTCGATCGACATCCCCCACATCCTTCACCAGATGGGACTCGACATCTTCCACGACCTCCAGTTTTTCGTCGACCGATCCAAGCCCCGCGAGCGTCTGCCGCAGTGA
- a CDS encoding MFS transporter gives MTAPVAGGAGPAERIRAEDIPASLRCGAFGFLMIAEFFYGWAWNTVDFLRPQIRESLGLTLTEAGSAYTAQSSGALVGALVLAQLADHFGRRRTLFWVIAGYAITGAAGALVTSFGLLLLQRFVLGFFLGAIFPVLIGTYMGLFPSTLRGKLAALGNGTYNLSVVALGYALAWTTSIDWRVLLWAGALVPFAIAPLVFVAVPDDRKMIPWGTEGDLARPHKLPMTELFSVALRGNTLLLFTLVALNFFSYQAFAGWVTTYLKDVRGFAAEVYGPIAAWQFWGALIGGFFWGAFSDRYGRRTGAAGFFGAGVAILFYLYVLHSPEQLRWAGFAWGFMLSAQVAWAPWMSELFPAHLRSTAMSIFNWGRIVSMTAPLVTGAIAETFGLTWAMTLGAAGFAAGGLVWLRLPETVKR, from the coding sequence GTGACCGCACCGGTCGCCGGAGGCGCTGGCCCCGCCGAGCGAATCCGCGCGGAGGACATTCCCGCGTCACTGCGTTGCGGGGCCTTTGGCTTCCTGATGATCGCCGAGTTCTTTTATGGCTGGGCGTGGAACACGGTCGACTTCCTGCGTCCGCAGATCCGGGAGTCGCTGGGCCTGACCCTGACGGAGGCGGGATCGGCCTACACCGCGCAAAGCAGCGGCGCGCTGGTCGGCGCACTGGTGCTCGCGCAGCTGGCCGACCATTTCGGGCGCCGCAGAACACTGTTCTGGGTCATCGCGGGCTACGCGATCACCGGCGCCGCGGGCGCGCTGGTGACGAGCTTCGGTCTCTTGCTGCTTCAACGCTTCGTGCTCGGATTCTTTCTCGGCGCGATCTTCCCGGTGCTTATCGGCACCTACATGGGCCTGTTCCCGAGCACGTTGCGAGGCAAGCTCGCCGCGCTCGGCAACGGCACTTACAACCTGTCGGTGGTCGCGCTGGGCTACGCCTTGGCGTGGACCACCTCGATCGACTGGCGTGTGCTGCTGTGGGCCGGTGCGCTTGTGCCCTTCGCGATCGCCCCGCTGGTTTTCGTTGCGGTGCCCGATGATCGCAAGATGATCCCGTGGGGAACTGAGGGCGATCTGGCCCGGCCTCACAAGCTGCCGATGACCGAGCTCTTTTCCGTCGCGCTTCGAGGCAACACGTTGCTGCTGTTCACGTTGGTCGCCCTGAACTTCTTCTCGTATCAGGCCTTCGCGGGCTGGGTCACGACATACCTCAAGGATGTACGCGGGTTCGCCGCCGAAGTTTACGGCCCGATCGCCGCCTGGCAATTCTGGGGCGCGCTGATCGGCGGCTTCTTCTGGGGCGCCTTCAGCGATCGTTATGGCCGCCGGACCGGCGCGGCCGGATTCTTCGGCGCCGGCGTCGCCATTCTTTTCTACCTGTATGTCCTGCACTCTCCGGAGCAGTTGCGTTGGGCAGGGTTTGCGTGGGGCTTCATGTTATCCGCGCAAGTAGCGTGGGCTCCCTGGATGTCGGAGCTGTTTCCCGCCCATCTACGGTCGACGGCAATGTCTATCTTCAACTGGGGGAGAATCGTTTCGATGACCGCCCCGCTTGTAACGGGCGCCATTGCAGAAACGTTCGGCCTCACTTGGGCCATGACT